The following nucleotide sequence is from Calonectris borealis chromosome 5, bCalBor7.hap1.2, whole genome shotgun sequence.
TGCCTTCCTCACGGGGACTCCAACCTTCGAAGGCGCTGCCCACCCGATGGCTGGttgcagcactgggaagaaaccATTTAACAAGAGCTCTCTGAAGGCAAGGATGAAGTGATCCACCAAGAACTTCACCTCCCGGCACTCTGTGGCCAAGTTCTGAACTGGCCTCTGTATGTGCTCCTCAAAAAGCCTTCCCAGGTCATTTACATCATCATtgccttcttcttctccctccacctgctCCCTGTCGCTGCTGCTGTCTGGCTCACGGCTCCTTTTCCTGAGCCGCcagcagagcccgaagagcagGACCAGGACTCCACAATCGCCCAGAACCGccactgctgcaaggcagcaaagagcagggctccccaggcaaagccgctctgctcctgggtgctctgctcctgggtgctctggTCCAGCTCCTCTAGCAGCCGAATCATCTCCCGGCTCAGCATCTCCGCACGCTGCTGCATGCGCTTGCGCGTGGCCTCATCCAGCTCATCACCGACCATCTGTGGGAGCTGGATGATGCTTTGCACAACCAAGGCGAAGAAATTTATGGCGGCCACgacctgcaggaggagggagagaagaggttcagtggggctgggagggagggagctggtggTGGGAGGAGCAGGGACGGGaactgcagggagctgggggcaggtaggagagggggcgaggcagttgggaggcagcaaggcctgcacccagccctgctggcGGCAGCACCGTGCCCTGCCCAAGGCGCTCCCATGAGCGGCTGGGCCCTCGATGCAGGCTGAGAACCCACTCCCCCGGGGGCCGCGTTTCTGCCCCGGCCCTCATCCAGCCGGGTCTCCTGCCACGTGCACACTCACTGCTGCCCAGGCCATACTGGGGCAGCGCTGCTACTGGCGCCCCTGATAACCACCCCCGTTGTGACTCTGTGCTGTCACAGGCGCCAGAGCGCATCACAGACATGCCCGCTGGCCAGCCCCGCCCTTCGGCCCCACCCCGGTTCAGTCACTCACAGCTGCCCTGGTGTACTGGTTAaggctgggctagagttaattttcttcacaggagcttGCATGgtgctgtattttgtatttattatcatctgcctgccaatggcagTCTCATCATCATacaatatcctgagttggaagggacccacgaggaTTGTGGAGTCCATGAAGTCCTGACTTCACACTGGGCAACCTTAAAGTTAAGTCATatatctaagagcattgtccaattgCTTCTTGAATACCAACGGGCTTGGGCCATGACCGTTTCCTGGGAGGAgcttgttccactgcttgaccaccctctccctgaagaacttcttcctaatgtccaatctgaacttcccttgatgcagctttaagccattcatTCGTGTCCTCTCACCAGACCCcagagagatcagcacctccctctccgctccccgtcctgcggaagttgtagacagcaacacggtcacccctcagtctcctctcctctaagctgaacaaacccatgTCCTCAGCCGTGCCTCATAAGGACACGCCCactagtcctttcaccatctttgttgccctcctttggacacattctaatCTTTCTATATCCTTCCTACGGtgtggtgcccaaaactgcacacagtactcgaggtgagACCGCACCAGTACTGAGTATAGTGGGTCAATCCCTTCTTTGCACGGGCTGGCTATACCGTGCCTAGCgcaccccaggagatggctggcccttttggctgccagggcatgtTGTTGGCTCCTATTGAGCTTACCATCAACCAAAACTTGCAGATCCCTTTCCAAAGCCTGTACACTTTCATTTGCCGCCTAAGTTCCCAAAGGAGATTCCTGGTCAGCCAAGCCAGCCTTCTGCCTTTCTTGCTTGACTTGTGACACGTTGGAATTGCCCGCTCCTGTGCTCTTAagaaatggctcttaaaaagtgaccagcatttaTGGACACTAATACCCTTGAAAGTAGATTCACAGGGGACCTTACTAGCTAGTTCCTTGAGCAGCCTGAGGTCTGCTCTCCCAGAATCCAGGGTAGTAGCTCTGTTGGCAGTTTTTCCCTtatcaccaaagattttaaactcaaccatttcttgatcgctatggccaagacagccaccaatcatcACTTCACCCACGAGATGTATGAACAACaggtctaggagggcacctttcctagtcggctcccttagtacccgTATCAAAAAGTTACCTTCAACGTGggcttcaggaatttcctgggcCTGTTCGTGTCTGCTCTATGACAGTCCCAGTTAGCAGCTGGGAAGTTGAAGTCGCCCATAAGGACGACAGATGTAGAGATTTCCCTTGATTCCTTTTAGAATCGTACATCGGTGTCATCACCCTGGCTGGGGGATCCATAGTAGACTCCTGCAGGAACATCCACCTTATGAGCTTTTCCCCTGATCTTTATGCAGAGGCTCTCAAGCGTGTCGTCCCCAGCTGCAAGCGCTGTACAGCCCAAGTCCTCCTTTACATACAGCACTACCCCCCGCCTCACCCGCCCTGCCGCTCTCTCCTGAAGAGCCGTAACCGTCCAGCACAGCACTCCAGTCACAGGACTCTTCCCAACAAGTCTCACTCACACCAGTGGtgtcgtagctctgggactgagccaaggcctccagttcctcctgtctgTTCCTCACACCGCGTGCATTCGTgtacaaacatttcaaatgtgctccatcCTACTCAGTACATCGTGGAGCAGAGTGAAAGCTCTCACTAGCCCACCCCTCCTCAAGCATCGTCATGCCGTCCCTTAGCTTATCACTAGCAAGCCTGATTTTATGCCttccccccttcaaacctagtttaaagctctttcaatcaGCCCCACTAACTCgtgagcaaaaatacttttccccCATTGAGAACGGTGCACCTCTTCAGGccccagcaggcctggtgtcacaTAGACCATCCCATGATTGAAAATCCCCAAATTCTGCCAGCAACGCTAACCTTGGAGCCAGTATTGAGAAGTTGCGTCTGCCTGTTTGTTTCAATGTCATTCCCTACAACTGGGAGGACAGAGGAGAATACTGCCTGCGCTCCTGATCCCTTTGCCGATCTCCccgaggccctgaagtctcttctgaCTGCCCTTGGGCTTCTCATCACAACATCGTTGGTAcccacatgaaaaagcaagagcggctaataatctgagggccgtacAAGGCTCAGAAGTTTCCTGGTAACACCTTCAACCCGAGCCCCGGGGAGGCAGAACGCTTCCCAAAAAGGCAGGTCTGCTCAGCCGACCAAGGGagcggtgaatgaattctttattttgctttgcttgggcgCATAGCTCTTACTTTACCTTCTAAACTGTCCcctctcaacccacaagttttcccactatcacccttcagattctctccaccatcccactgggggcaagTGATAGAGCTGCTGTGTGATGCTAAGCTGCCTACTGGCATTAACCCACAACCCCTGGGAAGCCAAAGCCCAGTTTATCATGAAACCAGAGCCCTCTGCATCAGCTCTTCCTCAAAATGCTCCCCAACTCTGGGGCTGCTGAGCAGTCAGCACTCAAAGCCCATGTTCCCTGACAAAGTGTTGCACAGACACTCACTggcagagaaacattttttggTACCCTTATGCAGGGTAAAGATCCCAGAAGGAATGCAGTCTCGTGAAGAGGGTGGGCGGTCGCTGTCCAGGTGGTAACGCAATCTCTGTCACCAGCCTCCTTGCAGCGAGTGGCCTCTTTGGCCCCCTTGCTCTCGCTCTTtgggtctctctctctccccagccaGCTCGCGCTGCTGCTAACACTGACCTCTGCCTACTCCATGCTCACGAACGTGTCCGAGTCGTCTTGCTGCACCGCCAAGATCAGCTCAATGGAGAGGGATCTCTCGGCGGTGTTGGTCAGCTTGAGCTTGAAGAAGTGCGTGGAGGGCAGCACCGTTACCTTGCATGTGGCCGCCTGAGGCACAACCGTGCAGGCTCCTGTCATCAGCACCTGGAGCCACACGGCGGTTTTCTGCAGGTCGAGGTACGAGCTGGCGCAGAGGATTTGTAGGAGGCTGGCTTCCTGACTGCTCATCAGCTCGTCCTCAGAGTGGTGGAGGAAGCAGAGCATGTCCTCCAGCAACCGCTCCCGTGTGCACAGGCACTCCAGTTCCACACGCAGGCAGGAGTTCCTCACCAGCGTCTCCTCTTCGGGGCCCATCTCGAGGTGGAAGGAGTGCCCAGGGGGTGGCTTCAGGGGCACAAGCAGGCGATAGACAAAGTGTTCTTCACGGCCATGCCAGCCTTCCAGGAAGCCGCCCACCCCGACAGCTGGCTGCAGCCGTGGCGTGAAGTCATTGTTAGGGAGGATTCGGCAGACCCCGAGAAGTTCGTTCACCAGCTCTTCCACCACCTTGCATGTGTTTTGCCTGTTTGGCAGCGGCCACAACCTGTACTCGTCCAGAGACCTGTCCATATCTAATGGGTCTTcccactcttcctcctcctcctcttcaagGCTTCTGGAGCTGCCACACTTGCTGCTGCTTCCTGGCTCACGGCTCCTCTTCCAGAGCCTCCAGCAGAGGCAAAAGAGCAGGACCAGGCCTCCAGCAAAGGCCCAGagctgccactgctgcaaggcaGGGAAGAGCAGGGC
It contains:
- the LOC142083192 gene encoding inositol 1,4,5-trisphosphate receptor-interacting protein-like 1, which gives rise to MAQVIVLLALIILGIIQTPPPEARDELDAAMRRCMQQRVEQLTQEAARLLEGMEQSLQEPNGVARRALLFPALQQWQLWAFAGGLVLLFCLCWRLWKRSREPGSSSKCGSSRSLEEEEEEEWEDPLDMDRSLDEYRLWPLPNRQNTCKVVEELVNELLGVCRILPNNDFTPRLQPAVGVGGFLEGWHGREEHFVYRLLVPLKPPPGHSFHLEMGPEEETLVRNSCLRVELECLCTRERLLEDMLCFLHHSEDELMSSQEASLLQILCASSYLDLQKTAVWLQVLMTGACTVVPQAATCKVTVLPSTHFFKLKLTNTAERSLSIELILAVQQDDSDTFVSME